Within the Catalinimonas niigatensis genome, the region GCCAGTGTGGCATCTTTGATGATGTAAAAAATCATCACCCTACTCAGTTTTTTTCCTCTGCGGTTCAGAAACACAAAATTCTCATGTCCCGGCTCAATGTCCATATACTGCCGCACCTCCTCTGTATACTGTTTAATATATTTCAGGGCATCTTTACCAATGGGCACGATGCGTTCCTTATTTCCTTTACCCAGTATGCGCAGGAAGCCGATATCCGCAAAGATATTGTTCATTTTCAATTCCGTCAACTCAGTTACACGAAGTCCGGAACTGTAAAGTGTTTCCAGGATAGCGCGGTTTCTCAGTCCTTCTCCTGTAGAAAGCTCCATAGACTCCAGAATGCTTTCAATCTCATAATAGCTCAAAGTATCCGGTAACTTACGATTAAGTCTGGGGCCTTCAAGGAGTACCGAGGGATCTTCCATCATCACATCCTGAAAGAGAAGGAACTTATAAAAAGCTTTGATACCTGCCAGTATACGAGCCTGGGTGGCTACACTTAATCCAAGATCACAGATGTGCTCCAGCATCTTCTCCAGATGTTCCTGCCGGACGTCAAGAGGAGATAAATCCCAATCGGATAGTTCTACAAACTGCTGCAATTTATCAATATCGCTGACATAAGCTTTCAGGGAGTTTTCAGAAAGCGAGCGTTCGAGTTTGAGATAATCTTCAAATTCCCCTATATATGTTTCCCACTCTTTGAATTTCGCCATGTCTTAATGTACCTCTTTTGTCTGATCAAAAAAACACTTCCAGCGGATAGTTTTGACCTTCTCCTGCCTGCAAAGTAAATAGATTTTCCGTTCTATCTATACCGCCAAACACTTTTTGCAAGTCTTTGCTCGCATAAATAAGTTACGCTAAATTGCAGCATGAAAATACTGATTGTCAATGGACCCAACCTCAACCTGTTGGGCAGGCGCGAACCCGATATCTACGGCTCCAACTCTTTTGAAGACTATTTTCAGCAATTAGAAAATAATTTTGCGGAGCTTGATCTTACTATGTTTCAGTCAAATCATGAAGGCGAGCTACTGGATAAGTTGCATGAAGTGGGCTTCTCCTATGATGGGATTGTGATAAATGCTGGCGCTTATACGCATACCTCTGTTGCCATTGGAGATGCCATTGCAGCGATCTCTACGCCTGTCGTAGAAGTGCATATCTCCAATGTGCATGCCCGTGAAGCTTTCAGGCACCACAGCTATCTGAGTAAACACTGTGCCGGAGTGATTGTAGGCTTCGGGCTGGAAAGCTACCGACTAGCGGTTCAATATTTTGCGAATAAGTCTACATCCCTATGATTTCCTTCTATCCCGGACCTTCCAAAGTATACGCTGAAGTACCAGCCTATGTGAAAGAGGCTTATGCACAGGGAATATTAAGCACCAACCACAGAAGTAATGAGTTTGTAGAGATTTCTGCGTATACCATTAGCCTGCTGAAAGCAAAATTGCATATCCCCGAAGAGTACAAGGTATTTTATACCTCTTCTGCCACAGAATGTTGGGAAATTATCAGCCAGTCTCTGGTGAAAGAGGAATCTTTTCATATCTACAATGGTGCTTTTGGAGAAAAGTGGCTTCAATACGCTCAAAAGCTACAGCCCGGTGCCCGGCACACTGCCTTTGAGTTGAATGAAACTTTATTAACAGAAGAAATTCAGGTGCCTGCCACTGCTGAACTGATTGCCCTGACCCATAATGAAACTTCTAATGGAACGGCATTAACGCAGGAGCAAATCGGGAGTATCAAAAGAATACATCCTGATAAGCTTGTGGCTGTGGATGCTACTTCATCTATGGCCGGAGTGGAATTGGAGTTTAGTTTTGCAGATGTCTGGTATGCTTCTGTACAAAAATGTTTTGGTCTGCCTGCCGGTTTGGCCTTGTTGGTTTGCTCTCCTCAGGCATTGGAAAAAGCAGCCACTGTGAATGAGCGAAAGCATTACAATAGCCTGCTTTATATGCAGGAGATGATGGAGAAATGGCAAACTACCTATACACCCAACGTGCTGAATATCTATCTGCTGATGCGGGTTATGGAAATGAGACCTACAATAGAACATACTGAAAAGCTATTGCTCCGGAGGTATCAAAAATGGATGGATACATTTGAAGATTTAACCTATGCCGACTTACTTGTAAAGAATGAAACAGTAAGGTCCAAAACCGTGATACCCTTTCAGGCAGACAAAGCTGTCATTGATCAGCTGAGAACAGAAAGCAAAAAGGCAGGCCTGGTGCTGGGTAATGGCTATGGAAGCTGGAAGGAGAGTAGCTTACGCATTGCTAACTTTCCGGCCATTGAAGATTGGGAGATAGAAAAGCTGACTGATTTCTTAAAGTCTTTTTCAGTTTAATTTTTTTCATTAGCATTGCTATTTCATTAACCTTTGTCCATGATCCACTGGAAAGAGCTGATCTCTGTTACGCTTATTCTGTTCTCAGTTATAGATATCCTGGGGAGCATTCCTATTATCATTGAACTCAGAAAGAAATACGGGCACATACAATCAGGAAAGACCACTTTGGTAGCAGGGCTGATCATGGTTACTTTCTTATTCTTGGGAGAGTCTATTCTGGCATTGTTTGGCGTGGATGTAGCCTCTTTTGCTATTGCCGGAGCCATCGTGATGTTTCTGATCGGGATGGAAATGATCCTGGGAATACAAATCTTTAAACCTGAAGCTGATGATGCGGGAGGCAGCCATTCTATTGTACCTCTGGCTTTTCCTTTACTGGCAGGAGCGGGTACCATGACCACGCTGATTTCTCTGAGGGCTGTCTACACCTATCCAAACATTCTGCTTGGTATTGTAATTAATCTTATATTAGTATTTATAGTGC harbors:
- the xerD gene encoding site-specific tyrosine recombinase XerD; protein product: MAKFKEWETYIGEFEDYLKLERSLSENSLKAYVSDIDKLQQFVELSDWDLSPLDVRQEHLEKMLEHICDLGLSVATQARILAGIKAFYKFLLFQDVMMEDPSVLLEGPRLNRKLPDTLSYYEIESILESMELSTGEGLRNRAILETLYSSGLRVTELTELKMNNIFADIGFLRILGKGNKERIVPIGKDALKYIKQYTEEVRQYMDIEPGHENFVFLNRRGKKLSRVMIFYIIKDATLAAGINKSVSPHTFRHSFATHLIEGGANLRAVQDMLGHVSITTTEIYTHLDRDYLKQVIIDCHPRSRRPMADDKLNR
- the aroQ gene encoding type II 3-dehydroquinate dehydratase, whose amino-acid sequence is MKILIVNGPNLNLLGRREPDIYGSNSFEDYFQQLENNFAELDLTMFQSNHEGELLDKLHEVGFSYDGIVINAGAYTHTSVAIGDAIAAISTPVVEVHISNVHAREAFRHHSYLSKHCAGVIVGFGLESYRLAVQYFANKSTSL
- a CDS encoding aminotransferase class V-fold PLP-dependent enzyme codes for the protein MISFYPGPSKVYAEVPAYVKEAYAQGILSTNHRSNEFVEISAYTISLLKAKLHIPEEYKVFYTSSATECWEIISQSLVKEESFHIYNGAFGEKWLQYAQKLQPGARHTAFELNETLLTEEIQVPATAELIALTHNETSNGTALTQEQIGSIKRIHPDKLVAVDATSSMAGVELEFSFADVWYASVQKCFGLPAGLALLVCSPQALEKAATVNERKHYNSLLYMQEMMEKWQTTYTPNVLNIYLLMRVMEMRPTIEHTEKLLLRRYQKWMDTFEDLTYADLLVKNETVRSKTVIPFQADKAVIDQLRTESKKAGLVLGNGYGSWKESSLRIANFPAIEDWEIEKLTDFLKSFSV
- a CDS encoding MarC family protein codes for the protein MIHWKELISVTLILFSVIDILGSIPIIIELRKKYGHIQSGKTTLVAGLIMVTFLFLGESILALFGVDVASFAIAGAIVMFLIGMEMILGIQIFKPEADDAGGSHSIVPLAFPLLAGAGTMTTLISLRAVYTYPNILLGIVINLILVFIVLKSSAWLEDKLGKAGFNILRKIFGIILLSIAIKLVKNQFT